A single genomic interval of Phaeodactylum tricornutum CCAP 1055/1 chromosome 5, whole genome shotgun sequence harbors:
- a CDS encoding predicted protein → MKAIHVGVPRYCRALSFDNDTSTVSSHNNNSHRIPISTTTTTTVRTTTTSTRLLRKITVRSVIVAFSCAALWLQLDPPLFVAAFAPGTCTTVTTTATVARVLPYALRTVTTKPYRLAHSQPVPLHPHHRIDGVPLAATARETGSTAKDDDTAEWRAVLAALTLYQAAFGDVKVPQKFIVPTASPWPKPAWGLKLGKVVANIRLTGKYIHGRDKRKQALEKLGFLWAARSTPQTRAEAEDDRSNVTVEQILAALVAYRENVAPLGPVPAKYIVPDAEPWPERVRGLPLGSQLARLPMDQLPETIQAKLQDLGVMERYMPLASSGSMGAPPTAPVVSGEAYQSASNVPPTANDIRFHKVYLALRTYKDVYGDLLVPQPFAVPSKAPWPQETWGLRLGARVNAVRSQGTFVNANPDRRQALDDLGFVWSPPKEGSRRVKSREANSLPDTAIPASATTKNSLDSLLDDSTFDFGQDFMDQGGDGRDGLGGGSATAPTWGLEGGRLLPVEEAAAAAQAAAEEEYAPPRTLQESLDEATVRAMECGVIEGLTDRKRVMKGKREKAIPWFNDDFGDDFVFEDVVEALSLYKRMYTDFDNLTASEEFVVPTHNVRTGFLDDVDDDLNTFDVDASARAAAAIKQYEEEGMKDRSDDLIAAEIQRIQREIEGSNVATKTKPSKVVQSTTEWPEHLAGMKLGNIVARIRDGSLEVKHLSERKAQLDSIGFEWGDPKRFLDVPFEKAMCAMYAYYLVRGDMFVYEDFVMPEEDPWPQALAGYEIGKTVMRLRELQDFLEAYHPEKVSLLRMIDFVWFPTMALPLDPDEPELTNETLLLSALGHPDYAKMIDIPMGLPDKIVADGPFVESDNPKHWWRKWHNWDYVQNYWYQQGRRDNAFVLKGMGYPQMAKEHEAKYGPGLFTQMEETMAVLESGIEEKSLDEKKELLQTLHFYRQEMLGCTDIAAWDRNQWLADLDTEMLKIMKDSNLEIELDVDEDEGYDDEAIDGEEYIEDEDYEEEEPEEEEEDKEEFDVEDELGLSGKQ, encoded by the coding sequence ATGAAGGCAATACACGTCGGTGTGCCACGCTACTGCCGCGCACTGTCGTTCGATAACGACACATCCACCGTCTCATcgcacaacaacaatagtcACAGAATACCGATATcgacaaccaccaccaccaccgtccgcacaacaacaacatcaactCGCCTGTTGCGCAAAATCACTGTCCGATCGGTAATCGTCGCTTTCTCTTGTGCGGCACTGTGGTTGCAACTCGACCCGCCGCTGTTTGTGGCTGCCTTTGCCCCCGGGACGTGTACTACGGTGACGACTACTGCCACCGTCGCACGCGTATTGCCGTACGCGCTGCGGAccgtgacgacgaaaccgTATCGACTGGCGCACTCGCAACCCGTACCGCTACATCCCCACCACCGTATCGACGGCGTACCGTTGGCCGCCACTGCACGCGAAACGGGATCCACCGCCAAGGACGACGACACGGCCGAATGGAGGGCCGTACTGGCCGCGTTGACCCTCTACCAAGCCGCCTTTGGTGACGTCAAGGTGCCGCAAAAATTTATTGTACCCACCGCCTCGCCTTGGCCCAAACCCGCCTGGGGGCTCAAACTCGGCAAGGTGGTCGCCAACATTCGACTCACCGGAAAGTATATACACGGACGGGACAAGCGCAAACAAGCGCTCGAAAAATTAGGTTTTCTATGGGCGGCACGGAGTACGCCGCAAACGCGGGCCGAGGCGGAAGACGACCGCTCCAACGTGACGGTGGAACAAATTTTGGCAGCCTTGGTAGCCTACCGTGAGAACGTGGCTCCGTTGGGACCCGTGCCCGCCAAGTACATCGTGCCGGATGCCGAGCCTTGGCCAGAACGGGTACGGGGGCTCCCTTTAGGATCGCAACTAGCGCGATTGCCAATGGACCAATTGCCGGAAACAATCCAGGCCAAGCTGCAAGACTTGGGCGTCATGGAACGATATATGCCGTTGGCATCCTCCGGCTCAATGGGTGCTCCCCCGACTGCGCCGGTTGTCTCGGGAGAAGCGTACCAGTCCGCAAGTAATGTACCACCAACTGCTAACGACATTCGCTTCCATAAGGTCTACCTCGCCTTGCGAACATACAAGGATGTGTACGGAGATTTACTTGTTCCGCAACCATTTGCGGTTCCATCCAAAGCCCCATGGCCGCAAGAAACCTGGGGACTCCGCTTAGGCGCCCGGGTGAACGCGGTACGATCCCAGGGAACCTTTGTTAATGCGAATCCCGATCGGCGTCAGGCACTGGATGATTTGGGTTTTGTGTGGTCCCCGCCCAAGGAAGGCTCGCGGCGCGTCAAAAGCCGCGAAGCGAACAGCTTACCCGATACTGCCATTCCTGCCAgcgcaacgacgaagaattcgtTGGACTCCTTGCTCGACGATTCGACCTTTGATTTTGGACAGGACTTTATGGATCAAGGAGGTGACGGCCGTGACGGCTTGGGGGGAGGATCCGCGACAGCTCCAACCTGGGGTTTAGAGGGTGGCCGCTTGCTGCCTGTCGAAGAagccgcggcggcggctcAGGCAGCGGCTGAAGAAGAGTACGCTCCCCCACGGACACTTCAGGAAAGTCTAGACGAGGCGACCGTTCGAGCGATGGAATGCGGCGTCATCGAAGGGTTGACGGACCGAAAACGCGTCATGAAAGGCAAACGCGAAAAGGCGATTCCCTGGTTTAATGACGATTTTGGAGAcgactttgtctttgaaGATGTCGTTGAGGCCTTGTCGTTGTACAAGCGTATGTATACGGATTTTGACAACTTGACTGCGAGCGAAGAATTTGTCGTTCCGACACACAACGTTCGTACTGGGTTTTTagacgacgttgacgacGATTTGAATACGTTTGATGTAGACGCGTCGGCTCGGGCAGCGGCTGCGATAAAGCAgtacgaagaagaaggtATGAAAGATCGGAGCGACGATCTAATTGCGGCCGAAATCCAGCGAATTCAACGGGAAATTGAAGGAAGCAACGTCGCAACCAAAACCAAACCGTCCAAGGTTGTGCAAAGCACTACCGAGTGGCCCGAACATTTGGCAGGAATGAAGCTGGGAAATATTGTAGCTCGTATCCGAGATGGAAGTTTAGAAGTAAAGCACTTATCAGAACGAAAGGCACAACTCGACAGTATTGGCTTTGAATGGGGCGATCCCAAGAGGTTTCTTGACGTTCCGTTTGAAAAAGCTATGTGCGCCATGTACGCATATTACTTGGTACGCGGTGACATGTTTGTGTACGAAGATTTTGTTATGCCGGAGGAGGATCCCTGGCCACAAGCCTTGGCTGGGTACGAGATCGGCAAAACAGTCATGCGATTGCGGGAGCTTCAGGACTTTTTAGAAGCATACCACCCCGAAAAGGTCAGTCTGTTACGCATGATCGATTTTGTGTGGTTCCCCACAATGGCATTGCCTCTCGATCCAGATGAACCAGAATTGACCAACGAGACTCTGCTTTTAAGCGCTCTTGGGCATCCAGACTACGCGAAAATGATTGACATTCCTATGGGTCTTCCAGACAAGATTGTAGCTGATGGACCGTTCGTGGAAAGCGACAACCCAAAGCACTGGTGGCGTAAGTGGCACAATTGGGATTATGTCCAAAACTATTGGTACCAACAAGGCCGCCGAGATAATGCTTTTGTACTTAAAGGAATGGGTTACCCTCAAATGGCGAAGGAGCACGAAGCCAAGTACGGTCCAGGGCTGTTTACACAAATGGAGGAAACGATGGCAGTTCTGGAATCTGGTATTGAAGAAAAGTCATtagacgaaaagaaggaattgCTTCAAACCCTACACTTTTACCGTCAGGAGATGCTCGGATGTACTGATATCGCCGCCTGGGATCGAAATCAATGGCTAGCCGATCTGGACACAGAAATGCTTAAAATTATGAAAGACTCAAATCTTGAAATTGAATTGGATgttgacgaggacgaggggtacgacgacgaggcAATAGATGGTGAAGAATATATTGAAGACGAGGACTacgaggaagaggagcccgaagaagaagaagaagacaaagaagaGTTTGATGTAGAAGACGAGCTTGGCTTGTCGGGCAAGCAATAG
- a CDS encoding predicted protein has protein sequence MNDDSRVAVGTVTHPSSTVADPKNPEELHFFDASEDHDSDEELQDAIATSGALVGENVLDSPDSAYRRAIVSPMYSCPSAPELDNPNSFSVGIMAKGLAWVQTQRDRRRRRYLQNQAEQQLRKLHEVQEEEKTNVRSLMDNSTFRNLANQKSTDTEIEENDPYKNTSKVDQEKRNAIISPSGDGYTGALELSPERFEDDMLFVPKVRVEEEPDEIDCPFILTPHEMQQLAVRVLPRGIAYARWTRIYSLTRDGDSFDACLRKIQHHARTLMVLRTSRNALLGGFADAKWEAPSFGSARYYGGPEACLFHWLGSASASQSQKPILRCYKWTGVNRYIQLCDVSRRMLAFGGGGVEGAFGLSVEQDFQYGSTGPCATFDNAPLCEDAENFAIIDMEIFGFLTGQF, from the coding sequence ATGAATGACGATTCCAGAGTGGCTGTAGGGACTGTGACCCATCCGAGTTCAACGGTTGCTGACCCCAAAAATCCCGAGGAATTGCATTTTTTTGACGCATCGGAGGATCACGATAGTGACGAAGAACTTCAGGACGCAATTGCAACCTCAGGTGCTCTAGTAGGAGAGAACGTCTTGGACAGTCCTGATTCTGCCTACAGGCGCGCCATAGTTTCTCCCATGTATAGTTGTCCATCCGCGCCCGAGCTGGACAATCCCAACAGTTTCTCTGTTGGTATCATGGCGAAGGGGTTGGCCTGGGTCCAGACGCAACGCGATCGACGAAGGCGTCGATATCTTCAAAATCAGGCCGAACAGCAACTACGCAAACTTCACGAAGTacaggaagaagagaaaacgAACGTGCGCTCCCTCATGGACAATTCAACGTTCCGTAACTTGGCCAACCAGAAATCAACCGATACAGAAATAGAGGAGAACGATCCGTACAAGAACACTTCCAAAGTTGATCAAGAAAAACGCAACGCCATTATAAGTCCTTCGGGAGACGGCTATACCGGCGCACTGGAGCTTTCGCCAGAAAGGTTCGAAGATGACATGTTGTTTGTTCCCAAAGTTCGTGTCGAAGAAGAGCCCGACGAAATAGATTGTCCCTTTATTTTGACACCGCACGAGATGCAGCAACTCGCGGTTCGCGTCTTGCCCCGGGGGATAGCGTACGCGCGCTGGACCAGAATCTATTCGCTCACCCGTGACGGGGATTCCTTCGATGCGTGCTTGCGCAAAATTCAGCACCATGCCCGTACCCTCATGGTTCTGCGAACGTCCCGCAACGCTCTACTGGGGGGATTTGCGGACGCCAAGTGGGAAGCTCCATCATTTGGATCGGCGCGGTACTACGGTGGACCGGAAGCTTGTTTGTTTCACTGGTTGGGGAGTGCGTCCGCTAGCCAGTCCCAGAAGCCAATATTGCGGTGTTACAAATGGACTGGCGTGAATCGGTATATCCAATTATGTGATGTCTCGCGACGGATGCTGGCTTTTGGGGGTGGTGGTGTGGAAGGGGCCTTTGGCTTGTCGGTTGAGCAAGACTTTCAATACGGATCGACTGGTCCGTGTGCGACATTCGATAACGCCCCGCTCTGCGAAGATGCGGAAAATTTCGCCATTATTGACATGGAAATCTTTGGATTTCTCACCGGCCAATTCTGA
- a CDS encoding predicted protein, whose product MLDPPHPHATALATYYCNRAAALLHMERYDHAIEDCNLAIILNPAYVKAYIRRSTAYEQLQHQLQHSTLQDAQQALQLDPSNAQIRSTVARLQKLEDARLEKLKVETMDKLKDLGNSILGNFGLSLDNFQTQKDPNTGSYSISFNQNK is encoded by the exons ATGCTGGACCCACCACATCCGCACGCCACGGCACTCGCCACGTATTACTGCAATCGCGCCGCGGCACTTTTGCATATGGAACGCTACGATCACGCCATCGAAGACTGTAATCTAGCCATCATTCTCAATCCGGCTTACGTCAAGGCCTATATTCGACGGAGTACGGCCTACGAGCAACTACAGCATCAGTTGCAACACTCCA CCTTGCAGGATGCCCAACAAGCCTTACAGCTCGATCCCTCCAATGCGCAAATTCGTAGTACTGTCGCACGTTTACAGAAACTCGAAGACGCTCGTCTAGAAAAACTCAAGGTCGAAACCATGGATAAGCTGAAGGATTTGGGCAACAGCATTCTAGGCAATTTCGGATTATCTTTGGACAACTTTCAGACCCAGAAAGATCCCAACACGGGCTCGTACAGTATCTCGTTCAACCAAAACAAGTGA
- a CDS encoding predicted protein: MPAATANKSKMDKQQPKQQRPQPVMSKAAPATPKQNAWSKPLKAVPSAPPGLGGPRPTAPSTKAPSEAETATFVALRERYLGLCLNLVGHKVVVHLRDGRQLEGIFHTATSFASIDAKLRNQYVLKGTQTVKATTADSKANTVTPIQPNATVVLDMSKVVSLHCKSIRLQHQVPSSSVDNSFTDTEISKGAARTNDAGLVAAGAAWTTPTAKAGGGIDTPVSTAGTVTPRSTTGLKASIGGWDQFRANKELFNVTASFDENQYTTVLDKNTVDAQKLREAEKLAAEIEKSVSTNWHVAEERNQVVQGDFDEEDRYSGVIREEKAKSPAGKSATVPAATKAPEAEPVAAVQKKTMNYAAAASKKAEPQAVVVPHAVVEAKKKTEPPATLKKANKATPTITTPALTAKAAESKTDVPAKQVTQSAEDKPSTETTSEEPVKETAKEEEKPKSKLNANASSFSFNINAKSFTPGTPAAPPAAFPDQSYAIDPHTGMPLQQYMNLPPHIGQPAMMHMMNPGVRYPYPGMEHHHVPPHQQQQVHSPAKTGSIVSPVPSQEAAPVTEDGSVASGAAISQPQDGEATEMTPQNAPQPYPVHPSQYPAMPPRGGISGYHPQMYPGQYMHPPPNPMYHLPPHRPMYPMPPTVPPNMMRPYGQAYSNAPMPYGYYEDDGNGAGTGGRGGRGGGRGGRGNGRGGRGGRLYAGRDGGRGRGQTGGRFQSPPTGPAHPTDADTLEPAPLTDPTPAMAAGATPNTEEAST; the protein is encoded by the exons ATGCCCGCCGCCACTGCCAACAAGTC CAAAATGGATAAACAGCAGCCCAAGCAACAACGTCCCCAGCCAGTGATGAGTAAAGCGGCACCCGCAACCCCGAAGCAGAACGCTTGGAGTAAACCGTTGAAAGCGGTTCCTTCGGCACCTCCCGGTTTAGGTGGTCCTCGGCCGACGGCGCCATCCACAAAGGCACCGTCCGAAGCCGAAACGGCAACCTTCGTTGCTTTGCGGGAACGCTATTTGGGACTTTGCTTGAATCTGGTCGGCCACAAGGTTGTGGTGCATTTGCGAGACGGCCGGCAGCTGGAAGGTATTTTTCACACGGCCACTTCGTTTGCTTCGATCGACGCCAAACTCCGCAACCAGTACGTCTTGAAAGGCACCCAGACTGTGAAAGCTACGACTGCGGACTCTAAAGCCAATACCGTTACTCCGATTCAACCCAATGCTACCGTTGTGCTGGACATGAGCAAGGTTGTGAGCTTGCATTGTAAATCCATTCGTCTGCAACATCAGGTCCCATCGTCATCCGTGGACAACTCGTTTACCGACACGGAGATTTCTAAAGGTGCGGCTCGGACAAACGACGCGGGCTTGGTGGCGGCCGGAGCGGCATGGACTACGCCGACGGCAAAGGCCGGCGGTGGAATCGATACTCCTGTATCCACTGCCGGTACTGTTACACCAAGATCAACCACTGGATTGAAAGCGTCGATTGGTGGATGGGATCAGTTCAGAGCCAACAAGGAGCTCTTCAACGTCACAGCCTCGTTTGATGAGAATCAATACACCACGGTACTGGACAAAAATACGGTCGACGCGCAGAAACTACGGGAGGCGGAAAAACTCGCGGCAGAAATAGAAAAGTCCGTGAGTACCAACTGGCACGTTGCCGAGGAGCGCAACCAGGTGGTACAGGGAGactttgacgaagaagaccGGTACTCGGGAGTTATACGGGAGGAGAAAGCGAAATCTCCGGCGGGAAAATCTGCAACCGTGCCGGCCGCAACCAAGGCTCCGGAAGCCGAGCCCGTGGCAGCGGTACAGAAGAAGACCATGAATTATGCGGCGGCCGCGAGTAAAAAGGCAGAACCGCAGGCTGTTGTTGTTCCACATGCGGTCGtcgaagccaaaaagaaaacggaGCCCCCAGCCACTCTTAAGAAAGCAAACAAggcaacaccaacaataacaacTCCTGCTCTGACGGCTAAAGCGGCCGAGTCGAAGACAGACGTACCAGCAAAACAGGTGACACAATCCGCAGAGGACAAACCATCCACGGAAACTACTTCGGAGGAGCCTGTCAAGGAAACGGccaaagaggaagaaaaaccCAAATCCAAGTTGAACGCTAACGCCAGTTCGTTTTCCTTTAACATCAATGCTAAATCCTTTACGCCAGGAACACCAGCGGCTCCGCCGGCGGCGTTTCCTGACCAATCTTACGCGATCGATCCTCATACCGGTATGCCTTTGCAGCAATACATGAATCTACCGCCGCACATTGGACAACCAG CCATGATGCACATGATGAACCCTGGCGTTCGGTATCCATATCCTGGTATGGAGCACCATCATGTTCCTCCacatcagcaacaacaagttCATTCCCCAGCAAAAACGGGTTCTATAGTATCCCCGGTGCCTAGCCAGGAAGCTGCTCCCGTTACAGAGGATGGGAGTGTAGCTTCAGGAGCTGCGATTTCGCAGCCACAAGATGGCGAGGCAACGGAGATGACGCCACAGAACGCCCCTCAGCCGTATCCCGTACATCCATCGCAATATCCCGCAATGCCTCCCCGCGGTGGCATTTCGGGGTACCATCCCCAAATGTATCCTGGACAATATATGCATCCTCCACCCAATCCAATGTACCATCTCCCTCCCCACCGACCCATGTATCCGATGCCCCCCACTGTTCCTCCCAACATGATGCGTCCATACGGCCAAGCATACTCGAACGCACCCATGCCTTACGGATActacgaagacgacggcaATGGCGCTGGAACCGGTGGTCGTGGTGGGCGCGGCGGTGGTCGAGGAGGTCGCGGCAATGGGCGTGGTGGACGAGGCGGGCGATTATACGCTGGTCGCGATGGAGGTCGCGGGCGCGGACAAACAGGTGGGCGCTTTCAGAGTCCGCCAACGGGCCCGGCCCATCCGACTGATGCCGACACTTTGGAGCCCGCACCTTTGACGGATCCGACGCCGGCCATGGCGGCGGGCGCAACCCCGAATACGGAAGAAGCGTCCACTTGA